The proteins below come from a single Methanothrix thermoacetophila PT genomic window:
- a CDS encoding S8 family peptidase, translating into MRREHLALVFAAALLLSLQFAHTDSSNIDPAVERMMSSDEPVPVIVLFKEGCSPNLDGIDVRYRYHLINGISAVCKSDEIKRLAADDGVEGIYLDGDVSVTAPVSSQDADSICPSEMVDAERVWAEGIDGSGVIVAIIDSGIDKNHPDLIGKVIGEKNFVEGEDTTDDLVGHGTLCAGIIAGSGRASGGRYKGIAPGAQLLNVRVIGSDGNGKVSDIIAGIEWSLDNNAKVLSLSLAGLNLGETNPPVTMAADKAMDAGAVVCVAAGNNG; encoded by the coding sequence ATGAGACGTGAGCATCTTGCGCTCGTTTTCGCTGCGGCCCTTCTGCTCTCATTGCAGTTTGCGCATACCGATAGCTCGAATATCGATCCAGCGGTTGAGAGGATGATGAGCAGTGATGAGCCAGTACCGGTGATAGTGCTCTTCAAAGAGGGATGCTCTCCCAATCTAGACGGCATTGATGTTCGGTACAGATACCATCTCATAAATGGGATCTCCGCGGTCTGCAAAAGTGATGAGATAAAAAGGCTCGCTGCCGATGATGGTGTTGAGGGGATCTACTTGGACGGAGATGTGAGCGTCACAGCCCCTGTTTCCTCACAGGATGCGGATTCGATATGCCCATCGGAGATGGTCGATGCAGAGAGGGTGTGGGCCGAGGGCATAGACGGCTCAGGAGTGATAGTGGCCATCATAGACTCGGGGATCGATAAGAACCATCCAGATCTCATCGGAAAGGTCATCGGCGAAAAGAACTTCGTGGAAGGAGAGGACACGACGGATGATCTTGTCGGGCACGGAACGCTCTGTGCGGGAATCATCGCCGGCTCCGGAAGGGCATCTGGGGGGAGATACAAAGGCATAGCACCTGGAGCGCAGCTGCTGAATGTCAGGGTAATAGGGAGCGATGGCAACGGAAAGGTCTCGGATATAATCGCAGGGATCGAGTGGTCTCTTGATAACAACGCCAAAGTTCTGAGCCTGAGCCTGGCAGGGCTTAACCTCGGCGAGACGAATCCGCCAGTTACGATGGCCGCTGATAAAGCGATGGATGCCGGAGCGGTGGTCTGTGTTGCAGCCGGAAACAACGGTTAA